From Tiliqua scincoides isolate rTilSci1 chromosome 2, rTilSci1.hap2, whole genome shotgun sequence, the proteins below share one genomic window:
- the UBE2B gene encoding ubiquitin-conjugating enzyme E2 B has translation MSTPARRRLMRDFKRLQEDPPVGVSGAPSENNIMQWNAVIFGPEGTPFEDGTFKLIIEFSEEYPNKPPTVRFLSKMFHPNVYADGSICLDILQNRWSPTYDVSSILTSIQSLLDEPNPNSPANSQAAQLYQENKREYEKRVSAIVEQSWNDS, from the exons ATGTCTACTCCAGCCAGGCGGAGGCTAATGAGAGACTTCAAGAG ATTACAAGAAGACCCTCCTGTGGGTGTCAGTGGTGCACCATCGGAGAACAATATAATGCAGTGGAATGCAGTAATTTTTGG GCCTGAAGGTACTCCTTTTGAAGATG GTACCTTTAAGCTCATAATTGAGTTTTCAGAGGAATATCCAAATAAACCTCCAACTGTTCGGTTTTTGTCAAAAATGTTTCATCCCAATG TATACGCAGATGGTAGCATATGTTTAGATATCCTTCAGAATCGCTGGAGTCCAACATATGACGTTTCATCTATTTTAACCTCAATTCAG TCGCTGCTTGATGAACCCAACCCAAATAGTCCTGCCAATAGTCAGGCTGCACAACTTTATCAGGAAAACAAACGTGAATATGAAAAAAGAGTTTCAGCTATTGTTGAACAAAGTTGGAATGATTCATAA